In a genomic window of Streptomyces pristinaespiralis:
- a CDS encoding peptidoglycan-binding domain-containing protein, whose product MRRPTKLAAVTAVIGTALLAPAGPAAAAPPAAATAGIQAYSCDVTTTGDKLYAGYYSGESVTPSSTSVTAAGKEAQCLLRKRGFDPGTVDGIFGSNSQTAAKKFQLYVNGRCGRAVLDVDGKVGPRTWPYLRQVAFCFE is encoded by the coding sequence TTGAGGCGTCCAACGAAACTCGCAGCGGTCACAGCGGTCATCGGCACGGCGCTGCTGGCACCCGCGGGCCCGGCCGCCGCCGCTCCGCCGGCAGCGGCCACGGCCGGCATCCAGGCGTACTCCTGCGACGTGACGACGACGGGGGACAAGCTCTACGCCGGGTACTACAGCGGCGAGAGCGTCACTCCTTCTTCGACATCGGTCACGGCGGCGGGCAAGGAGGCTCAGTGCCTGCTCCGGAAGAGGGGGTTCGACCCGGGGACCGTCGACGGCATCTTCGGAAGCAACTCGCAGACCGCCGCGAAGAAGTTCCAGCTCTACGTCAACGGCCGCTGCGGACGAGCGGTCCTGGACGTGGACGGCAAGGTCGGCCCCAGGACCTGGCCGTACCTGCGCCAGGTCGCCTTCTGCTTCGAGTGA
- a CDS encoding ArsR/SmtB family transcription factor, whose protein sequence is MLRIHFTDADLARTRVAAAPDPLWEICTSLHRFQSRQGRWAYADWHRTARAQLHATGFVRTLRTLLLPLVPRAAYFPDFLTPPESAGGLDAGLEAILATPKHRVMEEVGILAHTSGAPSWAPRLTEPGFREDLVKAMRTYHDTVIAPHHDVIQARIEAERSACARAVLDDGVEGILRNLGAPVLQWRRPVLHTVYPEDRDLRLDGRGLLLVPSYFCWGNPVTFGDTAHDPVLIYALNHEPHPATLKEEFSSGASLAALLGRTRAAVLRAAAVGATTGELARAVGVSAPSASQHARALRDAGLVTSRRNAASVLHTLTPLGAALLRANRRRGSNEGAQR, encoded by the coding sequence GTGCTCCGGATCCACTTCACCGATGCCGACCTGGCCCGCACCCGTGTCGCGGCCGCACCGGACCCACTGTGGGAGATCTGCACCAGCCTGCACCGCTTCCAGTCCCGTCAGGGCCGCTGGGCCTACGCCGACTGGCACCGCACGGCGCGCGCGCAGCTGCATGCCACAGGATTCGTCCGTACTCTGCGCACCCTGCTGCTGCCGCTCGTTCCGCGTGCCGCGTACTTCCCCGACTTCCTCACCCCGCCCGAGTCCGCCGGCGGGCTCGACGCCGGGCTGGAGGCGATCCTGGCCACGCCGAAGCACCGCGTCATGGAAGAGGTGGGCATCCTCGCCCACACCAGTGGGGCCCCGTCCTGGGCTCCACGCCTGACCGAGCCGGGCTTCCGCGAGGACCTGGTGAAGGCCATGCGGACGTACCACGACACGGTCATCGCCCCTCACCACGACGTCATCCAGGCCCGTATCGAGGCCGAACGTTCCGCCTGCGCCCGCGCGGTGCTCGACGACGGCGTGGAAGGGATCCTGCGGAACCTCGGGGCGCCGGTGCTGCAGTGGCGGCGTCCCGTCCTGCACACGGTCTATCCCGAGGACCGCGACCTGCGCCTCGACGGCCGCGGGCTCCTCCTGGTCCCCTCGTACTTCTGCTGGGGGAACCCGGTGACCTTCGGCGACACCGCGCACGATCCCGTGTTGATCTACGCGCTCAATCACGAACCCCATCCGGCCACGCTCAAGGAGGAGTTCAGCTCCGGCGCGTCCCTGGCGGCGCTGCTCGGCCGCACCCGGGCCGCTGTTCTGCGCGCCGCCGCCGTCGGCGCCACCACCGGCGAACTCGCCCGGGCCGTCGGCGTGTCCGCGCCTTCCGCGAGTCAGCACGCCCGGGCCCTGCGGGACGCGGGGCTCGTCACCAGCCGCCGCAACGCGGCGTCCGTACTGCACACGCTCACTCCTCTCGGAGCCGCGCTGCTGCGCGCCAACAGGCGACGAGGGTCGAACGAGGGGGCCCAGCGGTAG
- a CDS encoding GNAT family N-acetyltransferase: MAIVLGTPEVDGLGEAVGVLREWQYEGAPMQLHPGDLGWFWRSGAEATAAAVRTWRRDGRILAVGLLDGPGLLRLTIAPDARQDEELARQLAEDVSGPERGVLPAGKVNVEAPVGALVQDLLSEDGWGTDEPWTPLRRDLTEPVKDPGVRIEVVGPEQAHVFATALRAAFDGSRFTAERWHAMAAGLPYADARCLVAYDEAGGAAAVVTVWSAGPGRPGLLEPMGVHREHRRRGYGVAVTVAAAAALEELGSSSAIVCTPSSNAGAVATYRSAGFRPRPEVRDRYRDA; this comes from the coding sequence ATGGCGATCGTGTTGGGCACACCGGAAGTCGACGGGCTGGGCGAGGCTGTGGGCGTGCTGCGGGAGTGGCAGTACGAGGGGGCGCCGATGCAACTGCATCCGGGGGACCTGGGCTGGTTCTGGCGGTCAGGTGCGGAGGCGACCGCCGCGGCGGTCAGGACGTGGCGCCGGGACGGACGGATTCTCGCCGTCGGGCTGCTGGACGGCCCCGGGCTGTTGCGGCTGACGATCGCGCCGGACGCCCGGCAGGACGAGGAACTCGCGCGGCAGTTGGCCGAGGACGTGAGCGGGCCGGAGCGCGGCGTGCTGCCCGCGGGGAAGGTGAACGTCGAGGCGCCGGTGGGGGCGCTGGTCCAGGATCTGCTGTCCGAGGACGGCTGGGGCACCGACGAGCCGTGGACGCCGCTGCGCCGTGACCTCACGGAACCGGTGAAGGACCCGGGCGTGCGGATCGAGGTGGTCGGGCCGGAGCAGGCGCACGTGTTCGCCACCGCGCTTCGGGCAGCGTTCGACGGGTCGAGGTTCACAGCGGAGCGCTGGCACGCGATGGCGGCCGGGCTGCCGTACGCCGACGCCCGGTGTCTGGTCGCGTACGACGAGGCGGGCGGCGCGGCGGCGGTGGTGACGGTGTGGTCGGCCGGTCCGGGCAGGCCCGGGCTGCTCGAACCGATGGGCGTGCACCGCGAGCACCGCCGCCGGGGCTACGGCGTGGCGGTCACCGTCGCCGCGGCGGCCGCGCTTGAGGAGCTGGGTTCGTCGAGCGCGATCGTGTGCACCCCGAGCTCCAATGCCGGCGCCGTCGCCACCTACAGGTCGGCCGGTTTCCGGCCACGCCCCGAGGTGCGGGACAGGTACCGGGACGCCTAG